Proteins from a genomic interval of Pectinophora gossypiella chromosome 4, ilPecGoss1.1, whole genome shotgun sequence:
- the LOC126382334 gene encoding teneurin-m isoform X2, with protein MNGLDRCFFDQRESQQNGDDCSYSYISLGRLHPYGSGSSGSSGSGRRRARSRGLSDSPTAPTTPTSASDNASDATLTDSELPLARDSTLLVQNGMLRSTYDRSDHERCLLEGSRPPPDVPPRNPTMSRLNGRITGNPADLADFEPSCLVRTPSGNFYVPSGDIQKNPSMDYKSNSSCSSPGKQDKSTLERMDRSERSHPAFGAPVPVLPVRNNLRATHFPSNASRFHFRKDLSSRCSWKCTAIVFIILFVLLLAIASYISASYFVNWSYQNAKSCNVVVGESTETFPASKATTLESANRSLVSRPHQNSPSSGTGARTFPAQTFPPDGTTFKEINLGEKISNEIPPYSYWNVQFYRSEASYVRFDYMIPRGASIGVYARRNALPTVTQYHFLEVLSGFKARTTRASHPSVKKEITHYMEQGHWFLSLYNDNGDPQEVSFVAIVAEDMTHNCPNGCSGKGECLMGHCQCQPGFGGEDCSESVCPVLCSQRGEYINGECQCNPGWKGKECSLRHDECEVPDCNGHGHCVNGKCSCVRGYKGKFCGEVDCPHPTCSGHGFCIEGSCICKKGWKGLDCATMDKDALQCLPDCSGHGTFDVDTQTCTCHAKWSGEDCSKEVCDLDCGPHGRCVGESCVCDPGWTGEFCTSKLCDARCSDHGQCKNGTCLCVSGWNGRHCTLEGCPRGCAGHGQCRVANDGHWECKCFDGWDGPDCTTLKEQICDDAKDNDKDGLVDCEDPECCQSAACKGSQLCVSSPKPTDILLRKQPPAITASFFERMKFLIDEGSLQNYAKQETFNESRSAVIRGRVVTSLGSGLVGVRVSTSTPLEGFTLTREDGWFDLLVNGGGAVTLHFGRAPFKRSSQVVFVPWNEVVIIDSVVMTTADEKAGMGPPQACLAHDYDAMKPVVLATWKHGFQGACPDKSAILAESQVVQESLQIPGTGLNLVYHSSRAAGYLSTIQLQLTPEKVPPTLALIHLRITIEGILFEKTFEADPVIKFTYPWNRLNVYRQRVYGVTTALVKVGYQYTDCKDIIWNVQTTKLSGHDMSISDVGGWNLDIHHRYNFHEGILQKGDGTNIYLKHKPRLIITTMGDGRQRALECGNECSGSASKQRLLAPVALAAAPDGSIFVGDFNLVRKISTDGTVRTVVKLNATRVSYRYHMALSPLDGTLYISDPESHQIIKVRNTDDYSDPEHNWETVVGSGERCLPGDEAHCGDGALARDAKLAYPKGVAVSIDNILYFADGTNIRMVDRDGIITTVIGNHMHRAHWKPIPCEGTLSVEEVHLRWPTELAINPLDNSLHIIDDHMILQMAPDGRVKVIAGRPLHCPSPLTGIDMELATYATLVMPQSIAFGAAGDLYVAESDSQRINRVRLITTDGKISLYAGAESKCNCLERGCDCFEADHFLASNSKFNTISAVIVSPDGIVHIADQANYRVRSVMASIPDASGTREYEIYSPDTQEIYIFNRFGQHVMTKNILTGENNYVFTYTVNTSNGKLSTVTDAAGNKVFLLRDYSSMVNSIENTKGQKCRLKMSRMKMLQELRTPDNFNMTFDYHGTTGLLKAKYDSTGRSYIYKYDEFGRLTSAVTPTGRIINLTFDLSLKGATVLVTENNRKPISILIKGSSVNTKIGEAEKKTIISTDGSISSSMPWGHIISTDTVPYTILSEIDPILGESYPVPAKQRVEVGGDLANRFEWRYFLRRLQSNKGKSSKAVAQIGRKLRVNGENLLTLEYDRDSSTVAVFMDDKVELLNVTYDRTARPVKWGPRNDIFAEVELEYDRFNRLTKWSWGDLNETYGFDRAGRLHEIRYGDGSSLAYSFRDMFTSLPLKVTTPRGSDYLLDYDDSGALQNLTTPRGHIHTFALMTSLGYFKYQYFSPMNRHPYEILYNDDGHILAKIFPHQSGKILYAYDSTGKLENILAGASSIRYVYHENSHLVKNVEITDLDYELKQDFKYHAGILKDSKMKFNSKSGLNNGHFKYQYDGNARLSTIDVNINSKEMPQLRLKYNQNLGSLEAVSDLRIYRNTFNRSVMQDTSKQYFTITDYDDHGRIKTVLMNIKSFDVFRLELEYDVRNRIKTKKMMIGDTSSNERISYNYDGHLMEVVGSEDDWKYVYDENGNVIGVIERGEKRYLGYDIGDRVVQYGDIEFSSYDGRGFVIRRGEQKYRYNSRGQFVHAFEREKFQMWYYYDDRNRLVAWKDDKNNVTQFFYANPQTPNLITHMHYPKAEKTVRFLYDQRDFLTCIETEDQRFYVATDHNGSPLVVFDVNGEIIKEIKRSPFGKIIKDSNPGFYVPVDFHGGIFDYNTNLIYLENRLYDPVVGQWMTPSWEHLATKLSLPTDIFIYRFKNNDPINKNQNVPYMTNLGSWLQLYGYDLNKMMGSKYISDMIFSPMTSVTAPQLAPDFGVMSGLQCIIEKVNDKLSDMDFVPTPLLKMEPITRNLLPRVSYKRGVFGEGVLISRVDGKAFISVADGANSVVEDVITTVFNNSYFLDVHFSIHDQDVFYFVKDNTLKIRDDMEELRRLSGKFNVSQDETNDQGLEVRVHAVGKGSAQAVIVLRYGVDPAQERIKLLKHAHKRAAARAWEREKALVAAGWEGRGTWTEEEKEELISHGIVDGWAAKDVHSLSKYPQLADDPANIMFVRDGRRKRRKSGRARHRS; from the exons GTTGTCTGCTGGAAGGCTCGCGGCCCCCGCCTGATGTGCCTCCGCGCAACCCGACCATGTCTCGCCTGAACGGGCGTATCACCGGCAATCCAGCCGACCTCGCCGACTTCGAACCTTCGTGTCTAGTGCGCACGCCTTCCGGCAACTTCTATGTGCCTTCAG GGGACATCCAGAAGAACCCGTCTATGGACTACAAGTCGAATTCGTCGTGTAGTAGTCCAGGCAAACAGGACAAGAGCACCCTTGAAAGGATGGACAGGAGTGAGCGGTCGCACCCTGCGTTTGGCGCGCCGGTCCCAGTACTCCCAGTCCGTAACAATCTGCGGGCCACGCACTTCCCTTCCAATGCGTCTCGGTTCCACTTCAGAAAAGACCTCTCCTCTAGATGTTCGTGGAAATGTACTGCAATAGTGTTTATAATactcttcgtacttctcttagCCATCGCTTCTTATATATCAG CTTCATATTTCGTCAACTGGTCATATCAGAACGCAAAATCGTGTAATGTAGTGGTTGGCGAATCAACGGAGACATTCCCAGCGTCTAAAGCGACGACGCTGGAGTCAGCAAACAGATCTTTAGTCAGCAGACCGCACCAAAACTCGCCGTCTTCCGGCACAG GTGCGCGAACATTCCCCGCGCAAACGTTCCCACCTGATGGAACGACGTTCAAAGAAATTAATTTAggtgaaaaaatatcaaatgaAATCCCTCCATATAGTTACTGGAACGTGCAGTTCTATCGTTCAGAAGCCTCTTACGTGAGGTTCGACTACATGATCCCGAGAGGAGCATCGATAGGGGTCTACGCAAGGAGGAACGCTCTTCCGACGGTGACGCAATACCACTTCTTGGAGGTTCTGAGCGGATTCAAAGCGCGGACGACGAGGGCATCACAT CCATCGGTGAAGAAAGAAATAACACACTACATGGAACAAGGCCACTGGTTCCTTTCCTTGTACAACGATAACGGCGATCCCCAGGAAGTCTCATTTGTTGCTATTGTAGCTGAAGACATGACCCATAACTGCCCCAACGGTTGCTCTGGTAAAGGAGAGTGTTTGATGGGACATTGTCAGTGCCAACCTGGATTTGGAGGCGAGGATTGCAGTGAAA gTGTATGTCCAGTCCTATGCAGTCAACGAGGCGAGTACATCAACGGAGAATGTCAATGCAATCCAGGCTGGAAAGGCAAGGAATGTTCGTTACGCCACGACGAATGTGAAGTCCCAGACTGCAACGGTCATGGTCATTGCGTCAATGGGAAATGCTCTTGCGTCCGAGGATACAAGGGCAAATTCTGCGGTGAAGTCGACTGCCCTCATCCTACCTGCTCCGGTCATGGCTTCTGTATCGAAGGTTCCTGCATCTGCAAGAAGGGCTGGAAGGGTCTGGACTGCGCTACCATGGATAAGGATGCTCTACAATGTTTGCCAGATTGCTCCGGACACGGCACTTTCGATGTGGACACGCAGACATGCACTTGTCACGCCAAGTGGTCTGGAGAAGATTGCTCCAAGG AGGTATGCGACCTAGACTGTGGTCCCCATGGACGATGCGTTGGCGAGTCTTGTGTCTGCGATCCCGGATGGACTGGCGAATTCTGCACTTCAAAACTCTGCGACGCAAGATGTAGCGATCACGGCCAATGCAAGAATGGAACATGTCTCTGCGTTTCTGGTTGGAATGGAAGACATTGCACTTTAGAAGGTTGTCCACGAGGTTGCGCTGGTCACGGACAATGCAGAGTGGCTAATGATGGACACTGGGAGTGCAAGTGCTTCGATGGTTGGGACGGTCCTGACTGTACCACTTTGAAGGAACAAATATGCGATGACGCTAAAGACAACGACAAGG ATGGCCTAGTTGATTGCGAGGATCCAGAATGTTGTCAGAGCGCCGCCTGTAAGGGCAGCCAGTTGTGCGTATCCTCACCGAAGCCGACAGACATCCTCCTACGCAAGCAACCTCCGGCCATCACTGCCTCCTTCTTCGAGAGGATGAAGTTCCTCATCGATGAAGGTAGTCTCCAGAACTACGCTAAACAGGAAACATTCAACGAAAG TCGGTCTGCGGTTATCCGAGGTCGTGTTGTGACTTCCCTGGGCTCTGGGCTTGTTGGAGTTAGGGTGTCCACCTCCACTCCCCTGGAAGGGTTCACATTGACCAGAGAAGACGGGTGGTTCGACCTTTTAGTCAACGGAGGAGGCGCAGTGACACTGCACTTTGGAAGAGCGCCGTTCAAACGATCCTCGCAAGTTGTCTTCGTGCCTTGGAACGAG GTGGTGATAATCGACTCGGTAGTGATGACAACCGCTGACGAGAAGGCTGGTATGGGCCCTCCCCAGGCGTGTCTGGCTCACGACTATGACGCCATGAAACCAGTGGTgctggccacatggaagcatgGGTTCCAGGGTGCTTGTCCTGATAAGAGCGCGATCTTGGCTGAGTCTCAG GTGGTTCAAGAAAGTCTTCAAATCCCCGGCACTGGGCTCAACCTGGTCTATCACAGTTCTCGTGCTGCCGGCTACCTGTCCACCATACAGCTCCAACTAACTCCTGAGAAAGTCCCACCGACTTTAGCGCTCATCCATTTGCGAATTACAATCGAAGGCATCTTGTTTGAGAAGACATTTGAAGCAGACCCTGTCATCAAGTTCACATATCCTTGGAACAGACTGAATGTCTACAGACAACGAGTGTATGGAGTCACAACAGCTCTTGTGAAAGTTGGATATCAGTACACGGATTGTAAAGATATCATCTGGAACGTACAAACGACGAAGCTGAGTGGTCATGACATGAGCATCTCCGATGTTGGTGGATGGAATTTGGATATCCATCACAGATACAACTTCCATGAAG GAATCCTACAAAAAGGCGACGGgacaaacatttatttaaaacataagcCTCGTTTGATAATCACGACTATGGGAGATGGTCGTCAACGTGCTTTGGAATGCGGCAATGAATGTTCCGGATCGGCGAGCAAGCAAAGACTACTGGCACCTGTGGCATTAGCTGCAGCGCCAGATGGCTCTATCTTTGTTGGAGACTTCAACCTCGTTAGGAAGATTAGCACCGATGGAACTGTACGCACTGTGGTCAAATTGAA TGCCACTCGAGTGTCCTACCGCTATCACATGGCTCTGTCACCACTTGATGGCACCCTCTACATCTCCGACCCTGAATCGCATCAAATCATCAAAGTCCGCAACACTGACGACTACAGCGACCCAGAACACAACTGGGAAACAGTCGTTGGTTCTGGCGAGAGATGTCTTCCTGGAGATGAAGCGCATTGTGGCGATGGAGCACTAGCCAGAGACGCTAAACTCGCCTACCCGAAAGGTGTGGCAGTGTCCATCGACAACATCTTGTACTTCGCTGACGGCACCAACATCCGCATGGTTGATCGTGACGGCATAATCACAACGGTTATCGGAAACCATATGCACAGGGCGCACTGGAAACCAATCCCTTGTGAAGGAACACTCAGCGTTGAAGAAGTGCACTTGAGATGGCCAACAGAACTCGCCATTAATCCTTTGGACAACAGCTTGCATATCATCGATGATCATATGATTCTTCAAATGGCTCCCGATGGCAGAGTAAAAGTCATAGCTGGTAGGCCATTGCATTGTCCATCGCCATTAACTGGCATTGATATGGAACTTGCGACCTATGCTACATTGGTTATGCCACAAAGCATAGCCTTTGGTGCTGCTGGAGATTTGTACGTCGCTGAGAGTGATTCTCAAAGAATCAACAGAGTTCGTCTCATCACAACTGACGGAAAAATATCCCTATATGCTGGCGCTGAGTCGAAATGCAACTGCTTAGAGAGAGGCTGTGATTGCTTCGAAGCTGACCACTTCTTGGCGTCTAACTCGAAATTCAATACCATCTCAGCTGTGATCGTAAGTCCAGACGGGATAGTCCATATCGCTGACCAAGCCAACTACAGAGTACGTTCGGTAATGGCCAGCATTCCTGACGCAAGCGGAACACGAGAGTATGAGATTTATTCGCCAGATACCCAAGAGATTTACATCTTCAACAGATTCGGACAACACGTCATGACAAAGAACATTCTGACTGGCGAAAACAACTACGTTTTCACGTATACCGTCAATACCAGCAATGGAAAGCTTAGCACTGTCACCGATGCAGCTGGCAACAAAGTCTTCTTACTTCGAGATTACTCCAGTATGGTCAATTCCATAGAAAACACCAAAGGTCAAAAGTGCAGACTAAAGATGTCCAGAATGAAAATGTTACAAGAACTTAGAACACCAGACAATTTTAACATGACTTTTGACTATCACGGCACAACCGGTCTTTTGAAGGCCAAATACGATAGCACAGGTAGAAGCTACATCTATAAATATGACGAATTTGGAAGACTTACATCAGCCGTGACACCAACTGGCAGAATCATCAACTTGACATTCGACCTTAGTCTCAAAGGCGCTACTGTGTTAGTAACCGAAAATAACAGGAAGCCCATATCAATCTTAATAAAGGGTTCTTCAGTTAATACTAAAATTGGTGAAGCTGAGAAGAAGACGATCATATCAACAGACGGAAGTATTTCTTCAAGCATGCCTTGGGGTCATATAATATCTACCGACACCGTTCCCTACACAATTCTGTCAGAAATCGACCCGATTCTTGGAGAAAGCTACCCGGTGCCAGCCAAGCAAAGAGTTGAAGTAGGCGGCGATCTAGCGAATCGATTTGAATGGCGATACTTCTTACGACGCTTACAATCTAACAAAGGAAAGTCCAGTAAGGCTGTTGCCCAGATCGGTCGTAAACTTCGAGTTAATGGTGAAAACCTCCTCACACTTGAATACGATAGAGATTCGTCTACTGTTGCTGTGTTTATGGACGATAAAGTCGAACTTCTAAACGTGACATACGATAGAACAGCTAGACCTGTAAAATGGGGCCCGAGAAACGACATCTTTGCTGAAGTGGAACTGGAATATGACAGATTTAACAGACTAACGAAATGGAGTTGGGGAGATCTCAACGAAACCTACGGATTCGATAGAGCTGGAAGGTTACATGAAATCAGATACGGCGATGGCTCGTCTTTGGCGTACTCATTCAGAGATATGTTTACAAGTCTGCCATTGAAGGTTACTACACCGAGAGGCAGCGACTATCTACTCGATTATGATGACTCTGGCGCACTTCAAAACTTAACAACTCCACGAGGCCACATTCACACGTTTGCCCTAATGACGTCGTTAGGTTACTTCAAATATCAATACTTCTCACCAATGAACCGACATCCATATGAAATACTTTACAACGATGATGGCCATATCCTGGCAAAGATATTCCCTCACCAGTCCGGTAAAATCCTTTACGCTTACGATAGCACTGGCaaactagaaaatattttaGCTGGCGCCTCATCAATACGCTACGTGTATCACGAAAACTCGCATTTGGTAAAGAACGTTGAGATCACCGACCTAGACTATGAACTAAAACAGGATTTCAAATACCACGCCGGTATTCTTAAGGATTCAAAGATGAAGTTCAATTCTAAGAGCGGTTTAAACAACGGTCATTTCAAATACCAATACGATGGCAACGCTCGGCTCTCGACAATTGACGTAAATATCAACAGCAAGGAAATGCCGCAACTGAGACTCAAATACAACCAAAATCTCGGAAGTCTCGAGGCAGTTAGCGATCTGAGAATCTATAGAAATACTTTCAATCGTTCCGTCATGCAAGACACCAGCAAGCAATACTTCACAATCACTGACTACGATGACCACGGCAGAATTAAGACGGTTCTTATGAATATCAAATCTTTCGACGTCTTCCGTTTAGAACTGGAATACGACGTAAGAAATCGAATCAAAACCAAAAAGATGATGATTGGAGATACGTCTTCAAATGAACGAATCAGCTACAACTATGATGGTCATCTCATGGAAGTCGTTGGGTCTGAAGATGACTGGAAATATGTATACGATGAAAATGGCAATGTGATTGGTGTGATTGAGCGTGGTGAAAAGCGATACCTTGGCTACGACATTGGGGATAGAGTTGTTCAGTACGGTGATATCGAATTCAGCAGCTACGATGGACGCGGCTTCGTCATCAGACGCGGCGAACAAAAATACAGATACAACTCCAGAGGCCAGTTCGTGCATGCCTTTGAAAGAGAGAAGTTCCAAATGTGGTATTATTACGATGACAGGAACCGACTCGTCGCATGGAAAGATGATAAGAACAACGTTACTCAGTTCTTCTACGCTAATCCCCAGACTCCAAACTTGATCACACACATGCATTATCCGAAGGCAGAAAAGACCGTTCGTTTCCTCTATGACCAGCGAGACTTCCTTACCTGCATTGAGACTGAGGACCAACGCTTTTATGTTGCGACAGACCACAACGGCTCACCGCTGGTAGTGTTCGATGTCAACGGCGAGATTATAAAAGAAATCAAGCGTAGTCCATTCGGCAAGATCATCAAAGACAGCAATCCTGGTTTCTACGTCCCTGTAGACTTCCACGGAGGCATATTTGACTACAATACTAATTTGATCTATTTGGAGAACCGTCTGTACGATCCTGTGGTAGGACAATGGATGACACCGAGCTGGGAACACTTGGCGACGAAATTAAGTCTACCAACAGACATTTTCATCTACAGATTCAAGAACAACGACCCGATTAATAAGAACCAGAACGTTCCCTATATGACCAACTTGGGCAGTTGGCTGCAACTGTACGGGTATGACTTGAATAAGATGATGGGATCCAAGTACATCTCCGACATGATATTCTCACCGATGACGTCAGTAACTGCTCCTCAGCTGGCCCCTGATTTCGGTGTGATGTCTGGTCTCCAATGCATCATTGAGAAG GTAAACGATAAGCTATCTGACATGGACTTCGTCCCGACACCTCTTCTGAAAATGGAGCCGATCACCAGAAACCTTCTCCCAAGAGTGTCTTACAAACGTGGGGTATTTGGCGAAGGGGTTCTAATCTCTAGAGTGGACGGCAAAGCCTTCATAAGCGTTGCCGATGGAGCCAACAGCGTTGTAGAGGATGTCATAACAACAGTCTTCAATAACTCCTACTTCCTCGATGTGCACTTCAGCATTCATGATCAAGATGTCTTCTATTTCGTGAAAGATAATACGCTGAAGATCAGAGATGATATGGAAGAACTGAGGAGGCTTTCTGGCAAATTCAACGTATCACAAGACGAGACTAACGACCAAGGATTAGAG GTCCGGGTACATGCAGTCGGTAAAGGTTCTGCACAAGCAGTAATCGTTCTTCGATACGGTGTTGATCCAGCTCAAGAAAGGATTAAGCTTTTGAAACATGCCCACAAGAGAGCCGCCGCCAGAGCATGGGAAAGGGAAAAGGCTCTAGTAGCCGCCGGCTGGGAGGGCAGAGGAACGTGGACTGAGGAAGAGAAAGAAGAACTTATATCTCACGGGATAGTGGACGGCTGGGCGGCAAAGGATGTCCACTCCCTGTCCAAGTACCCGCAGCTGGCGGACGACCCAGCCAACATCATGTTCGTGCGCGACGGCAGGCGGAAACGGAGAAAGAGCGGGCGCGCGCGCCACCGCTCGTGA